A stretch of DNA from Micromonospora sp. WMMD1155:
ACCATCAGCTTGGTGTTCTGCACCTTCGCGCCCTGGTCGCGGACGAAGGTGCGCAGCTCGGTGCCGCTCCAGTCCATCGAGTCGTAGTCCGGGTGCCAGTCCGGCTCGTTCTGCACCGAGGTCACGTCGATCGTCACGCCCTGGCCGCGCATGTACTGCACGTAGCTGTTCAGGTGGTTGGCGTAGTCGTCGTAGTAGTCGGTCCGCAGCTTCCCGCCGTTGACCCGGCTGTTGTTGGTCTTCCATGCCGCCGGCGCGGTCCACGGCGACGCGAGGATCTTCACGTTCGACCCGGAGGACTTCGCGGTCTTCAACGAGTTCACATGCGTCGCCCACTCGCTCGACACCGGCGACAGACCGGTCCGCACGATGGACAGTCCCAACTGGTTGGCGCCCATCCCGACCAGGGTCTGCGTCTCGGCCGTCGACCAGGCGCTACCCCAGATGGACTGCGCCGCCCCGAACCCGTCGACGGTCTGGTATCTGGTCGCGCTGTTCACCGTGATGTCCGCCGGCCCGTTCGGCGGCGGGGTCGTCGGCGGCGGAGTGGTGGGGGTCGTGTCGCCGGTGCAGGCCACCCCGTTCAACGCGAAGCTGGTCGGCGCGGGGTTGCTGCCGGTCCACGAGCCGTTGAAACCGAACGACGCCGTGCCGTTGGTGGCGATGCCCCCGTTGTAACCGACGTTCCTCGCGGTCACCGCCGCACCGCTCTGGGTCACCGTCGCGTTCCACGCCTGCGTGACCGTCTGACCGGCGCTATAGGACCAGGTCAGGCTCCAACCGGAGATCGCGTCGCCGAGGTTGGTGATGGTCACGTTGGCCCCGAAGCCGCCCTGCCACTGCGACGACACCGCGTAATCCACCGAACAGCCGGCGGCCGCGGCGCCGGCCGGCACCGCCGTGGCCACCGCCGTCGACGCCAGCAGGACGGCCCCCACCGACGTCAGGGCCGTTGTGGTCTTTCTCGGTCTTCTCATCGACATTCTCCTGAGATGCTGGGGCCGCCCGGGTCGACAGGCGGAGACAGGTGAGGGACGGTGTCACCGGGGTGCCCTTGGCGGTGCGGCCGAACGTCGTGGACGCGCCCACGGCGGAGCCCCGGCAGTGGATGGTGATGACCGCGGGCAACCGATGCCCTGATCGGGTCAGCCGCGTCGGTCATCGTCAGCGCTCCCAGGTGCGGCCCGTCGCACCTCGGCGCCGACGTCATCGGCGTCTCGCCGGCGCCCGTGCTCCCGGACGACGCGCCAGCCAACCCACATCGACTTTCGTAGATGCCCAGCGACCCGTCAAGGCGCGCCGACGATGTTTCGCGAAAGTCAGGACGCTGCGGTGGTGCCACGGCCGCCCGGCGACGCCGACGGGTCACCCCCCGAGATCGGGTCGGCCCCTCAGCTGCCGTCGCGAGGTGACGCCGAGCTTGCGGAAGATGTTGCGCAGGTGGGTGTCCACGGTGCGTGGGCTGATGAACAACTGGGCGGCCACCTCGTTGGACGTCGCGCCGGAGGCGACCAGACGGCCGATGTGCAGCTCCTGGATCGTCAGCTGGTCGTACGTGTGTGGGGACCGCTGACGTGGCCGCTCCCCGGTGGCGCGCAGCTCGACGGCGGCCCGCCGGGCGAAGGCGCCCATTCCGGCATCCGACAGCATGCGGTGCGCGATGCGCAGGTGTTCTCGGCAGTCCCGTCGGCGGCCCTCGCGCCGCAACCACTCCCCGTACACGAGATGGGCCCTGGCCCGGTACGCCGACAAGGGGCTCCGCTCCAGGTGCGCGACGGCGGCCCGGTACTGCTCCTCCGAGCCGGTCACCAGGCCGCGGGCGTACGCCGCGATGCCCAGGCCGGTCTCGGTTCCGCTGGCGTCGGCGCGGTCGACGAGCGACTCCAGCGCCACCGCGGCGGCGTCGGGGTCACCGCAGCGGACCGCCGCCTCGATCAGTTCCGGCAGGGAGAAGCTGGCGAGGAAGAGAGCGCCGTCCGTGACGGCCCGCCGGGCGGCGGCCAGCGCGGCCGGGTAGTCGGCGAGACCGTTGTACAGCACCGCGGACGCCCAGTCGATGTTGCCGATGAGGAGACCGCTGCCGCTGGTCGTGGCCGCGGCCAGGGCGCTCTCGAACAGCGCCAGCGCCTCGGTGCGGCGACCACGCACGGCCGCCAGGTGGATCCGGTGGTAGAGCATCGGCGACCCGCCGGTCGCGTCGGCGATCGCCTCCTCCTCGGCGATCGACGCCGCCGCCAGGCCGAGGTCGGCGGTGAGCGCGCCGTACGAGCCGTTCTGCGCGAGCCCGAGCCGCAGCAACAGTGGCGACCCGGACTCACGGCCGGTCCGCATCAGCCACTCGACGATCGCCGAATACCGGTGCGGATCCCAGGTCTCCGCCGCGAGCATCAGGGCGAGGGCGGGATGCTCGGTCCACCCCGGACCGTCGGGGGCGTCGAGAACCTGCCGGATCAGCGGGACCGCGCGGCCGTATCCCGCCGTCTTGAGCGCTTCCAGCGCATCCAGTACGTCCGGCGGACGTGCGACGGTCACCGGTATCGACCGTACGGCGGCCAGCACCAGGTCCTGCACGCCGCTCGCCCGACCGACGAGGAGGCTCGACTCGATCGCGTCCACGAAGCACCTGCGGGCCCGCTCCGGGTCCAGCCCGGCCAGCCGTCTCCCCGCGCGGATCATGAATTCCGGGCCGCTCACGTCCCGGTCGCTCTGGAAGGCGATCCGCCCACGCACCACGTCGGCGTGCGCGAGCTGGAACTCGTCGAGCGCGGTGTGCTCGATCGCCCGGACCAGCGCCGCGGCCCGCTCGGGACGGCCCGCGACGAGGGTGGCCTCCGCCGCGACGAGCGTTCGTTCGATCCGGCGGTCGGGATCCCGGGACAGCTCGGCCGCCCGTTCCAGGAATGCCGCCGCGGCCACCACGCCACCGCGTGCCTGGGCGCGGGTGGCGGATCGTACGAGTTCGGCGGCCACGTCGTCGTCGGGGCCCACGCTGGCCTGGGCGCGGTGCCACGCCCGCCGGTCCGGGTCGGTGCCGGCGTCCGTCGCCTCGGCCAGCGCCCGGTGCGCCTGCTGTCGTTCGGGCTCCGATGCGGCCCGATAGACCGCGGAGCGGGCCAGCGGGTGGCAGAAGTGGATGCCGATGGCGAACTCGACCAGCCCGGTCGCGGCAGCGCTGGCGCTGGCGGTCGACACGTCGACGCCCGACAGTCGCGCGGCCGCCCACAACAGGGTGGGGTCGCCGGTCGGATCGGCGCTCGCCACGGTCAGCAGGAGACGGGCCTCGTCCGGCAGATTCGACAGCCGGGCCTGGAAGCTGCGCTCGATCCGGGTCGACACCGGCGCGGTGCCCGACGGCCCGAAGCCGCCCGCCGTGGGCAGTTCGAGCAACGCCAACGGGTTTCCCCGAGCCTCGGCCAGCAGGCGGCCGAGCACCTGCTCGTCGAGGAGCAGGTGCCGTCGGGCCGCGAGCAGGCTCCGCGCGTCGGCGTCGCTCAACCCACCGACGTCGAGGCCCGGCAGCGCGTGCAGTTCGTCCGGGGCGGGCATCCGCAGCGCGAACAGCATGGCGATGGGCTCGGCGGCCACCCGCCGGCCGACGAACGCCAGCGCCTTCGACGACGCCGTGTCCAGCCAGTGGGCGTCGTCGACAACGCACAGCAGGGGATGCGCCCGGGCCGCCACGGTCAGCAGACTCAGGGTCGCCACGCCGATGTGGAACAGGTCGGGCGTGCCCGCCGTGAGCCCGAAGGCGACCCGGAGCGCGTCGGCGTGCCGGACGGGCAGATCCGCCAGGTGATCCAGCACCGGCACACACAGTTGGTGCAGCGCGCCGAAGGGCAGCTCCCGCTCGAACTCCGCGCCGGACGCCTGGATGACACGTGCGTCGGACGCCGCGTCGCGGGCGTACGCCAGCAGGGTGCTCTTGCCGATGCCGGCCTCGCCGCGCACCACCAGCGCACCGCCCCGACCCGCTCGCGCACCCTGGATCAGTTCGTCGAGGACCTTGCGCTCGACGTCCCTGCCGACGAGTGGGCCCGGGGGAACAGCGGCGGATCGCACGCCGGACAGGCTACCCGTGTCCGGGGGCCGGCAGAGACGCCCGGAACCGCACTGTCGTCGCGCCCGGCACGGCCCGTCCGAGGTCTGTCAGATGACCCGATGTACGTCCCCGACGAGCCGAGCGACCGCACGGGCGACTACGCAATTACCACCGACGCGACGCCGAGCCCCGCTGACGGATGGTCTACCCGTCACGAATACGACGTGCTCCAGCAGACGGGGAAAGCACATGATCACCCAGACCGACGTCGCCACCGCCGCCACGGCACCGACCCGCTGGCAGGATCGGACCGGGCGCATCCTGATGGCGATCACGGCAGCGGCCACCCTGGTGCCGTTCGTCGAGGGCCTCACCCGCCTCGGTGACCTCCCCGAAGACCAGATCCTGACCGAATACTGGCGGACCTGCGCCTACCTCGTCTTCGCCGGCATGTGGGCCCTGCTGGCGGTCGCGCCCCGCAAGCAGCGCGGCATGTGGGAGCTCCTGCTGCTCCACAAGATCGCGGTCACCGTCCAGGCGGCGTTCATCCTCGATGTTCCGCACGCGCCACTCACCCTGATCGCCGACGGGCTCGTCTCGCTGACCACCATCGCCGGCTACGTGCTGTGCCGGGGCTGGTACACCTGGCGTCGCGGGGCGCTGGGCCCCGACGACAACCGCTGACCCTGCCGGCCGTGGTGGCGGTCCTGCCGTCCGACGCCGACACGATCGCACACCCGCGACGACCCGACCAGTAGCCGAGATCCTCCGGAGGATTGCCGTCATGCCCAACGCCGTCACCACGAGTACGACCGAGGTAGTCCTACCCGGCGTGGTCGAGCCGACCGGGCTGGAGGTGCGCACCCGCGAGCTGCCCGCGCCGGCGGCGGGACAGGTCGTCCTGCGGATGGAGGCGACCGGTGTGTCGTTCGCCGAGCAGCAGATGCGCCGGGGCAAGTACTACGACCAGCCGCCGTTCCCCTTCGTACCCGGATATGACCTGGTCGGCACCGTCACGGCCGTCGGGCCCGGCGTGGACACCGGCCTGGTCGGACGCCGG
This window harbors:
- a CDS encoding LuxR family transcriptional regulator, with the protein product MRSAAVPPGPLVGRDVERKVLDELIQGARAGRGGALVVRGEAGIGKSTLLAYARDAASDARVIQASGAEFERELPFGALHQLCVPVLDHLADLPVRHADALRVAFGLTAGTPDLFHIGVATLSLLTVAARAHPLLCVVDDAHWLDTASSKALAFVGRRVAAEPIAMLFALRMPAPDELHALPGLDVGGLSDADARSLLAARRHLLLDEQVLGRLLAEARGNPLALLELPTAGGFGPSGTAPVSTRIERSFQARLSNLPDEARLLLTVASADPTGDPTLLWAAARLSGVDVSTASASAAATGLVEFAIGIHFCHPLARSAVYRAASEPERQQAHRALAEATDAGTDPDRRAWHRAQASVGPDDDVAAELVRSATRAQARGGVVAAAAFLERAAELSRDPDRRIERTLVAAEATLVAGRPERAAALVRAIEHTALDEFQLAHADVVRGRIAFQSDRDVSGPEFMIRAGRRLAGLDPERARRCFVDAIESSLLVGRASGVQDLVLAAVRSIPVTVARPPDVLDALEALKTAGYGRAVPLIRQVLDAPDGPGWTEHPALALMLAAETWDPHRYSAIVEWLMRTGRESGSPLLLRLGLAQNGSYGALTADLGLAAASIAEEEAIADATGGSPMLYHRIHLAAVRGRRTEALALFESALAAATTSGSGLLIGNIDWASAVLYNGLADYPAALAAARRAVTDGALFLASFSLPELIEAAVRCGDPDAAAVALESLVDRADASGTETGLGIAAYARGLVTGSEEQYRAAVAHLERSPLSAYRARAHLVYGEWLRREGRRRDCREHLRIAHRMLSDAGMGAFARRAAVELRATGERPRQRSPHTYDQLTIQELHIGRLVASGATSNEVAAQLFISPRTVDTHLRNIFRKLGVTSRRQLRGRPDLGG
- a CDS encoding cellulose binding domain-containing protein; the protein is MRRPRKTTTALTSVGAVLLASTAVATAVPAGAAAAGCSVDYAVSSQWQGGFGANVTITNLGDAISGWSLTWSYSAGQTVTQAWNATVTQSGAAVTARNVGYNGGIATNGTASFGFNGSWTGSNPAPTSFALNGVACTGDTTPTTPPPTTPPPNGPADITVNSATRYQTVDGFGAAQSIWGSAWSTAETQTLVGMGANQLGLSIVRTGLSPVSSEWATHVNSLKTAKSSGSNVKILASPWTAPAAWKTNNSRVNGGKLRTDYYDDYANHLNSYVQYMRGQGVTIDVTSVQNEPDWHPDYDSMDWSGTELRTFVRDQGAKVQNTKLMVAEAVNLNYNFTDPTLNDSTARNNIGYIGGHLYGTEDAGRLRPYSLAQQHDKPVWMTEWNLHAADGGGSNIWGNPANTAVWNETLDDIMRTVHKSMEADWSAYIWWYGKRYYSFIGDGESAYGTVAGAPLKRGYAFSQYAKYVRPGYQRVALTKSSKASPLEVTAYQGDGKITLVILNRSNSAVTNAVVQAPQNVTRAEHYLTSQNANAASQPTSVNGGQATINVGARSISTLVFTL